TGGTTATTGCAAGAAAAATGTTATATCCAGGAGTTATTATAAGAATTAATAATAGAATGTTAAATCCTGAAAAAGGGTTAAGTAATGTTCAACTAATGAATATAGATGATGAAATAAAAATTTATGCATATGTTCAGGGGGAATAAAAACGTTATGAAAAAATTTAGAATATTAATAATTGTTATAATGATATCTATTACAACGATATTCAGCGAAGATATAGGAAAATTTTATATAAAAACCTTTGATTCTGATAAAATGATTAATTATAACAAAATAAATATAAAAATATTTGGATATTTAAAGAAATATTTAGAAACGGGATATAGCGGATATTTAAAATCTGCTAATGAATTAAGGGTTACTTATAATAACGAGTTAGATATAGTGGAAAAAAAAGTTTTTGATACGATGTCTTCTATAAATCATCAAACTACAATTGAGCCAATAAAAAGGTTTGAGGAATTAAAAATAAGATATCCTGAATCATTGCTAATAAAAAGCTTACTTTTAGAATTTGAATATAGCCAGTGGTTAATTACAGGAGATCCCAAGTTGGCTAAAATAATATTAAATAAAATTAAAGATATTGAAAATATAATGGGGGAAGCCCCATTTACCGTTTATTATAAAGCTAATTTTTTATATAAGTCCAATATATATGGAGATAAAAAAGAAGCTTATAATATTATAAAAAAAGGTGTTTTGGAGTTTCCGGATAATAAAAAAATAGTTGAAACATTTTTGATAATATCAAGTCAATTAAAAAAGGAAAAAGAGGATAAAGAAATTTTTGAAAAAATAGCTAGAATTTATTTAAAAGAACCTGAAAACAAAGAAAATATATTATTATTAATTGCAAAATATTTTTTTGAAATTGGTAATAAAGATTTTGCAAAAGAAATATTAACTGAAAGAATTCTTAGTAATTCAAGAAATGCGGGAATATTATTTTTAACATATGAATTATTAGGGGATTATGCAGATACAAATATTCAGAAAATGAACTATTATCAAAAAGCATTAAAATATAAATCCGAAAGTTCAAGGGTAATGTCAAAATGGGCGTTATCAATGTTAAAAGTTGATCGAGAAAAATATAAAACATTGGCAAGAATTGCCTTAAACAAAGCTGTGACATTGGATGAAAATATATCAGAAGAAGCTAAGAAAGCACTTTCTGACTTAAGAACAGAAGTAAAAATAGAAGTGTTTTTAAACTATGTTTTACCAATAATATTATTTATTATAATTTCAATAAGCATTTTAATTTATTATGAAAAAAGAAAAGAAAGAAAAGAAAAAGATTTTCTTTTAAAAGTTAGTAAAGAAGGTGAGGATAATGAATGAAAAAAAGGTTCTGGATAAAGGATTTATAAAATTAATAGATATACTTGGTGATGATAAAGCAGCGGTAAGAGCTGCAAGAGTTTCATATGGAAAAGAATTATCTGATAATAATAGAGATAAGAAATTAATTTTCTATTTAATGGAGCATAAGCATCACAGCCCATTTGAGCATCAGGTTTTTACATTTCATGTAAAAACACCTATTTTCATTGCAAGGCAGTGGATGAGACATAGAATAGGAAGTTATAATGAAATTTCACGTAGGTACACAACTAAATATTCAGAAGAATTTTATATTCCGGATCACATAAGAATACAGGATACTAAAAACAAACAGGGATCAATAAAAACAAATGATGCTAAATTATTTGATGAAGCAATAAATATAATAGGAGATTTTTATAATAAAGCATATGAAAATTATAAAAAATTATTGAATATGGGTGTCTCCCGTGAAATGGCAAGAATGGTTTTGCCTGTTGGACAATACACACAATTTTATTGGACGGTAAACACACGAAGTTTAATGAATTTTTTAAATCTTAGAGCAGATTCCCATGCTCAATGGGAGATACAACAATATGCAATAGTATTGGCTAAAATATTTAAAGAAAAATTGCCTTGGACATATGAAGCATTTTTAAAATTTGAATATAGAGGAGATTTATTAATATGAGATTGATAAAAATCGCTAAAATGTTAAATGCAAGATTTTTACACATGCCTGATAATTATGAAAATATTGAAATAACCCATGCTGGTGCATCAGACTTAATGAGTGATTTTTTGGCTTTTTCAAAAACAAACATGTTAATAATAACAGGTTTAGCAACACCTCAGACGTTGACAACTGCTTCAGTTATTGAAGCAAGTGCTGTTTTATTCGTTAGAGGAAAAGTAATTCCTCAAAAATTTTTAAAAATAATTGAAGAATGTGAAATTCCTATTTTAACAACAGATTACTCTATGTATTATACATGCGCAAAATTACACGAATCTGGAATAAAAGACGCAATGGAAACTGATAAGGCTGATGAAAATGAAAAATAAAAATAAAGAAAGTAAACTACTGGAAAAAATTCTAGAGATGTTTTCTGATACAAAAATTGGAGAAATAATGACTTCACCAGTTATTGTTGTTACTCCAGAAACTTCTATAAAACAGGTAAAAAATATAATGAAAATAAAAAAAATATCGGGATTGCCAGTTGTCAAAAAAGGATTGAAAATAGAAGGTATTATAAGTATAGAAGATATAATTAATGTATTGGAGAAAGGTAATTTAAAAGATCCGGTGATGAAATGGATGACGGAAGAGGTTAAAGTATTAAATGAAGAAGATACTTTGGCAGATTTTATACAAATCTCTAAAAAGTATAATTTTGGAAGATATCCGGTAATAAATGATGAAAAAAAAGTTATAGGTATAGTTACAAAATACGATATTATATCGTGGTTGTTTAAAAAACTTGGGACTATATATATTCATGATAACAGAAGAGAAAAAATATTAGATCAGGAATATATCTCTAAATTAACAGATGAAATATTAGATGATAAAAAAATATCGTTTAAATTTGAAATAGACTATAATGATATACAGAAAATTGGAATAGGAGCAACAAAATTAAAAAGTTTTTTAAAAAATAAAAGTATAGATGAAAAACTAATTAGAAAGATTTCTATATCAACCTATGAAGCAGAAGCAAACGTAGTTATACATTCCAACTCATATGGTGAAATATATTGTTGGATTTTTGAAGATAATATAAGATTATTAATTAAAGATTATGGAAAAGGAATTGAGAATGTTGAATTAGCAATGCAAGAAGGATTTTCTACAGCTTCTGAGGATGTCAGATCTCAGGGTTTTGGAGCTGGAATGGGACTGCCTAATATGAAAAGGTTTTCAGATAAAATGACAATAATTTCAGAAAAAGGAAAAGGAGTAATAATTGAAATGTTATTCTATAAAGATTAAAACAACGGGGTGAAAAAATGAAATTGTCAAAAATATTAAAAAATGAATATGTTGAAAAAGTATATATATTTAATGAAAATGTTGAAATAAAAAATGGATATATAGGGGATTTGCTCAGTGAAATAATGCGTAACGCCCCTGCTTGCTCAATATGGTTAACCCATCAAACACATCCGAATATTGTAGCAGTAGCTTCTATTGTTGAAGCAAACACAATAATAATACCAGAAGGATTTGAATATGAAGAAGAAACTATAGAAAAAGCAAAAGAGAATCAAATAAATCTATTAAAAAGCAAATACGATATATTTAAAACTGCAGGAATAATATATAATGAATTAAGAGAGGAATAAAATGGCAGAATTTTATGGAAATTTTCATATACATACTGTAATTTCTCCATGCGCAGATATAACAATGACACCTGACATTTTTCTGGAGTATTTAAATGGAATTAATTGGATTTCAATAACAGATCATAATACAGCAAGGCATATAAGACTATATTCAGAGACTTTAAAAAGAACAGATATAAAAGTTATACCTGGAATAGAAGTTACAACAAAAGAAGAAGTACATATTTTAGTTTATTTTGAAAACATAGAAGATACAGAAGAATTTGGTGAAATTATAGAAAAACATTTAATAATAAAAGATTATGATCAGGAAAAATTCGGATATCAGATTTTGTGTGATGAAAAAGGTGAATTTAAAAAAATAATTGAAACTCCATATTTTGGAAGCGCTACAAATCTATCTATAGAAAAAATATATAAATTATCTAAAAAATATAACTCGTTATTTATTCCGGCACATATTTTCAGATATAATGGGTTAATAACAAATCTGGGTATTCCACCGGAAACCATAAATCTGGATGCTGTTGAAATAAAATCAGAAGAAGAAATGGAAAAAGCTAAAAAATTTGGGTTCCAGAAATTTATTATTAATACAGATGCGCATATACCATATCAACTAAAACCATCGTGTAAAATAATTGCAAATAAAAGGAATTTTCATAATTTTAAAAAAGCTATATATGAAAGTAAGGTGATACCTATTTGGCAACATTGAGAACTATTAGTGATCATATACTGGATATATGTGAGAATGCGATTAAATCTGGAGGAGATAACGGATATTTAGTAATAATTGAAACAAAAGATATATTTAGATTTTGTATAGCGGATAATGGAAAAGGAATGAGTGAAGAAGAGATAAAAAAAGCACTTGATCCATTTTATACAACTAAAAAACAAAGAAAGAAAAAATTTGGTCTTGGGTTGGCTTTTTTGAAATATTCAGCTGAGATAACAAGAGGATATTTTAAAATATATTCTAAAAAAAATAAAGGAACTACAGTTATAGCGGGATTTAATTTAAAACACATAGATTGTCAACCAATTGGAAATATAACAGAAATGTTATTAAATCTTCTAAATAGAAGTAATGGATTTTCATGGAAAATAACAAGATTTTTCTTAAAAAACGGATATAAAATAGAAACAAAATATTTGAACGAAAACTTTGATATAACAAATCCAAGAGAATTATTTGTAATAAAAAAATATATAATGGAGTTAGAAAAAGAAATTAGGGAGGTAGTTAAATGAAAAAAAAGTTACTATTGCTTGTAGTTTTAAGCCTTTTTATCAATATTTTTTCATTAATGACAGTAGAAAAAGTTATCTTTGAAAGTACAAATGGAAAAATATCATTTATTGAAAATGAATTAAAAAAGGTATTATCAGAATATGATATAACAGATAATTCATTAGTTGGTGATATAGATATAAAACTGGCTATAGATAATATTCAAAAAAAATATCCGTATTTTTCATCTATTTCATACAATTATTTAGAAGATGAAAAAGAGCTAAAATTTATATTTAAATTGAATCCTGAAGTTGCAAACGTTAAATTTAAAGTATTAGGAGATAAATTGCTGGATTTATCTAAAATAGCGACAAAGGTATATACAGAAAAAAACAAACCTTTAAATATAAATGAATATAAAAAAGGATTAGAAGAAATAAAGAAATATTATAATAAAAATGGTTATATGTATATAGAAGTATTCAGCAATATAAAATTAAATGCAGATGGAATAACATTAGAGGCAACAAAAATAAATTCTAAAATGGAATCAGATAAAAATACTCTGGTTTATGTCATAAAAGAATATGATTTATGGGATATAGAATTAGATGGAGAAATAAAACAAATAGATAAAAAAGAATTAAAAAAGGTATTTGGATTTAATTTTAGAAAAGATTGGGAAGATAAATTTTTCTTATTCAGATCAGATGTAAAAGAAACTTATCCTAAAATTGAAGATATTCAAAGAATATTTCAGTCATTACAACAGCTTCCGTATTTTTCTAAAGATACAAAAATATCTATAAAACCTATAAATATTGAGAAAACACCAGGTGGAGATTTAACAATAGTTTTATCCGGAAATTTAAGAAAAATACTTGAAAAACCATCTTTGATAAAAGAAATAGATATTGATGGAAATGAGAGTATTCAAAAATTTGAAATTTTGGATAAATTGAAACAATCTAAAATTTCTGAAAATTCAACAATTACAAACATCGAGATATTAAATAGCTTAAAAAATTTAAAAAATTATTATAATACATTAGGATATCCATTTATCAATATAAATGCAGAGTATAAATCAAAAAAATTAACATATAAAATAATAGAATATAAAGTTGGAGAAATAACTATAAACGTTAATCCAGAGAAGAAAACAAAAGATTATTTGATAAAACCAGCAATAAAATTAACTTCAGGTAAAGTTATAAAAACAAAGGATATGCAGGATACATATTATGCATTATCAGGAACGGGATTTTTTGAAAAAGTTAATATATATCCTTATAATCAAATTAGAGATAAAGTGGATTTTAAAATAGACATTACCGAGAAAAATAAACCAGGGAAATTTGTTGGAGGAGTAACATATACAATGCCAGAAAATGCACCATGGTATATGGGATTTCTTGGCCAAATAGAACTTCAGTGGGCTAATCCGCTTGGATTTGGACAGACATTTAACATCTCGACCAATATTAATCCGTTATCCAACACGTATATTTTTAATGGAGGATATGGAATAAAGAATTTATATGGTTCTAAGTTTTCATTTAACACAAACCTACAATATGGAATATATGATGAAAATATTGGAATACCTCAAGAAAATATAAGTGGAGAAGCAACAGTTTCAAATAAAATATCTTTTTCTGTATCTCCTAATTATAATATAGATGATTTTAATAATCTAAATATGAATTTTAGTTATTCTGAAACAAAATTTAATTCGAATACTATTTTACAAAAAAAACAAATAAGTGGCGGAATCGGATATACATATTCGCGACTTGATTATCCATATAGACCTTATAATGGGCTATATAACAATGTTCAGATATTTGGTGGATTGAATACACTAAATACCAGTGAATATTATTATGGTGGATATATGGAAAATAAAATTTTCAAAACGTATTATAAATTCACTCTTGCAAATAGGTTTAAATTAGGTTATGTGAAAGATGATTTTGATTTATATGATTATTATTTAGGTGGAATGTATACTATTAGGGGATATGATTTTTCAACCAGAACAGGAAATATTATGGCATTAAATAATACAGAAATTCAATATCAATTGAATAGAGAGAACATCCCCGTTGATATATATTTATTTTTTGATATGGGAAATGCAAATAATGTGGATTTAACAAAAGAATATTTATGGTCATATGGAATAGGTGTGAAATTAACATTACCAATGATTGGTCCAATTCGATTTGAAGGGGTATTTGATACAAATAATAAATTTAAATGGACATTTGGTTTTGGTCCTGTATTCTGATAAAAGGGCAATTATGCCCTTTTTTTTATACAATAATAGATTATAGTATTTATTAAGATAGCATATATTGATGAAAAAACTTAAAAATTTTGAAAAAATTTGATATACTATACATTGAATAAAAATCAAAAGGAGTGAAAAACGTGGCTAAAGATAAAGAAAAAAAATCTGGAAGATTAAAAAGACTGATTTCCTTATTTTTTTGGTCAACATT
The genomic region above belongs to Marinitoga sp. 1197 and contains:
- a CDS encoding ATP-binding protein — encoded protein: MATLRTISDHILDICENAIKSGGDNGYLVIIETKDIFRFCIADNGKGMSEEEIKKALDPFYTTKKQRKKKFGLGLAFLKYSAEITRGYFKIYSKKNKGTTVIAGFNLKHIDCQPIGNITEMLLNLLNRSNGFSWKITRFFLKNGYKIETKYLNENFDITNPRELFVIKKYIMELEKEIREVVK
- a CDS encoding POTRA domain-containing protein, producing MKKKLLLLVVLSLFINIFSLMTVEKVIFESTNGKISFIENELKKVLSEYDITDNSLVGDIDIKLAIDNIQKKYPYFSSISYNYLEDEKELKFIFKLNPEVANVKFKVLGDKLLDLSKIATKVYTEKNKPLNINEYKKGLEEIKKYYNKNGYMYIEVFSNIKLNADGITLEATKINSKMESDKNTLVYVIKEYDLWDIELDGEIKQIDKKELKKVFGFNFRKDWEDKFFLFRSDVKETYPKIEDIQRIFQSLQQLPYFSKDTKISIKPINIEKTPGGDLTIVLSGNLRKILEKPSLIKEIDIDGNESIQKFEILDKLKQSKISENSTITNIEILNSLKNLKNYYNTLGYPFININAEYKSKKLTYKIIEYKVGEITINVNPEKKTKDYLIKPAIKLTSGKVIKTKDMQDTYYALSGTGFFEKVNIYPYNQIRDKVDFKIDITEKNKPGKFVGGVTYTMPENAPWYMGFLGQIELQWANPLGFGQTFNISTNINPLSNTYIFNGGYGIKNLYGSKFSFNTNLQYGIYDENIGIPQENISGEATVSNKISFSVSPNYNIDDFNNLNMNFSYSETKFNSNTILQKKQISGGIGYTYSRLDYPYRPYNGLYNNVQIFGGLNTLNTSEYYYGGYMENKIFKTYYKFTLANRFKLGYVKDDFDLYDYYLGGMYTIRGYDFSTRTGNIMALNNTEIQYQLNRENIPVDIYLFFDMGNANNVDLTKEYLWSYGIGVKLTLPMIGPIRFEGVFDTNNKFKWTFGFGPVF
- a CDS encoding DRTGG domain-containing protein: MRLIKIAKMLNARFLHMPDNYENIEITHAGASDLMSDFLAFSKTNMLIITGLATPQTLTTASVIEASAVLFVRGKVIPQKFLKIIEECEIPILTTDYSMYYTCAKLHESGIKDAMETDKADENEK
- a CDS encoding CBS domain-containing protein; translation: MKMKNKNKESKLLEKILEMFSDTKIGEIMTSPVIVVTPETSIKQVKNIMKIKKISGLPVVKKGLKIEGIISIEDIINVLEKGNLKDPVMKWMTEEVKVLNEEDTLADFIQISKKYNFGRYPVINDEKKVIGIVTKYDIISWLFKKLGTIYIHDNRREKILDQEYISKLTDEILDDKKISFKFEIDYNDIQKIGIGATKLKSFLKNKSIDEKLIRKISISTYEAEANVVIHSNSYGEIYCWIFEDNIRLLIKDYGKGIENVELAMQEGFSTASEDVRSQGFGAGMGLPNMKRFSDKMTIISEKGKGVIIEMLFYKD
- a CDS encoding PHP domain-containing protein, producing MAEFYGNFHIHTVISPCADITMTPDIFLEYLNGINWISITDHNTARHIRLYSETLKRTDIKVIPGIEVTTKEEVHILVYFENIEDTEEFGEIIEKHLIIKDYDQEKFGYQILCDEKGEFKKIIETPYFGSATNLSIEKIYKLSKKYNSLFIPAHIFRYNGLITNLGIPPETINLDAVEIKSEEEMEKAKKFGFQKFIINTDAHIPYQLKPSCKIIANKRNFHNFKKAIYESKVIPIWQH
- the thyX gene encoding FAD-dependent thymidylate synthase, giving the protein MNEKKVLDKGFIKLIDILGDDKAAVRAARVSYGKELSDNNRDKKLIFYLMEHKHHSPFEHQVFTFHVKTPIFIARQWMRHRIGSYNEISRRYTTKYSEEFYIPDHIRIQDTKNKQGSIKTNDAKLFDEAINIIGDFYNKAYENYKKLLNMGVSREMARMVLPVGQYTQFYWTVNTRSLMNFLNLRADSHAQWEIQQYAIVLAKIFKEKLPWTYEAFLKFEYRGDLLI
- a CDS encoding iron-sulfur binding hydrogenase, with protein sequence MKLSKILKNEYVEKVYIFNENVEIKNGYIGDLLSEIMRNAPACSIWLTHQTHPNIVAVASIVEANTIIIPEGFEYEEETIEKAKENQINLLKSKYDIFKTAGIIYNELREE